TTGGTTTTATTTCTAGTAAATTCTTTGATGATGAAGGAAGAAGATGCTTCTATCATTTACGGAGGTTTTCTAGGATTGTGTTATTTAACACCAATGTTAGGAGGTTTTATAGCAGACCGTTTTTTTGGAAATAGAAACTGTATTTTATTGGGAGGTTTGATGATGGCTGTTGGGCAATTGTTGTTGTTTACAAGTGCCACCGTATTTCCGGCTAATTTGAGTTTAGCTACTACAATTATGTATGGCGGTTTGGGGGCAATTGTTTTTGGAAACGGTTTTTTTAAGCCAAATATTTCCAGTATGGTGGGTAGTTTATACCCAAAACAAGAAAAAAGTAAATTAGATACTGCTTTCACTATTTTTTACATGGGAATCAATATTGGTGCTTTTTTAGGACAGTCAATTTGTCCTTTGCTAGGTGATGTAAAAGATACAGGTGGAATTAGAGATATTTATGCTTTCAAATGGGGATTTCTTGCCGCATCGATAGCTATGCTTATTGGAACGTTAGTTTTTTACTTTCTAAAAAATAAATATGTTGTTACTCCGGAAGGAAGACCATTAGGAGGATTGCCATCCAAAAATGTTGCAGCTGATTTTGAAGAGGGAGAAGCGCAAAAAGCTAATTTTTCTCAATTATCATTGATTATTGCTGGAATTGTGTTTCTAGTTTTAGGTGCTATCGTTCATTTTGTTTTTGAACAAAATCTAATTTACACCTTAATTTATTCCAGTGGATTAACTTTAGCAGGATTAATCATTTCAGATTCTTCTTTGACAAAAATTGAAAGAGATCGAATTATTGTAATTTATATAGTTTCCTTTTTTATCATCTTCTTTTGGGCTGCTTTTGAACAGGCAGGTTCTTCTTTAACATTTATTGCTGATAATCAAACCGACAGGAGTTTCTTTGGATGGCAAATGCCAGCTTCGATGGTTCAAATTTTCAACGGATTATTTGTGGTTGCTTTAGCGATTCCTTTCAGTGTATTATGGG
This region of Flavobacterium lacustre genomic DNA includes:
- a CDS encoding peptide MFS transporter; this translates as MTETQVKTGHPKGLWVLFGTEMWERFNFYGMRTLLVLFLVNSLMMKEEDASIIYGGFLGLCYLTPMLGGFIADRFFGNRNCILLGGLMMAVGQLLLFTSATVFPANLSLATTIMYGGLGAIVFGNGFFKPNISSMVGSLYPKQEKSKLDTAFTIFYMGINIGAFLGQSICPLLGDVKDTGGIRDIYAFKWGFLAASIAMLIGTLVFYFLKNKYVVTPEGRPLGGLPSKNVAADFEEGEAQKANFSQLSLIIAGIVFLVLGAIVHFVFEQNLIYTLIYSSGLTLAGLIISDSSLTKIERDRIIVIYIVSFFIIFFWAAFEQAGSSLTFIADNQTDRSFFGWQMPASMVQIFNGLFVVALAIPFSVLWDKLRANDKEPISPVKLAVGLLLITVSFFMIATQVKDLGNSGLLAVKWLILLYLLNTCAELCLSPIGLSLVGKLSPKRFSSLLYGVFFLSNASGYALGGTLGSILPATGDKFKKASDLGIDLQGILDKTITPTAAQLKVLADNNISDHNNVFAGFEIHNLFEFFMVFVVLTGIAAVILFALTPFLKKMMHGVR